The proteins below are encoded in one region of Ricinus communis isolate WT05 ecotype wild-type chromosome 6, ASM1957865v1, whole genome shotgun sequence:
- the LOC112538440 gene encoding VQ motif-containing protein 17-like → MEDITRPKYSCNPTSAPTSKLTMHKDSHVISKLKPKVRIIHIFAPEIIKTDVENFRELVQRLTGKPGDNRDHESSNKGSSGMKKNKKTRSSSICNKLMKKKKSTSFSMQLEDYGISSLIQEDKVKMEEENEIWGSNGENSNEFFDGFSDFNGFIHGLSDNVSLATPLSSHL, encoded by the coding sequence ATGGAAGATATAACAAGGCCAAAGTACTCATGTAACCCTACTTCAGCTCCTACTTCAAAGCTAACCATGCACAAAGATTCACATGTAATATCCAAACTCAAGCCTAAGGTCCgcataattcatatatttgcacCAGAAATCATCAAGACTGATGTTGAAAATTTCAGAGAGCTTGTTCAAAGGCTCACTGGCAAGCCCGGTGATAATCGAGATCATGAAAGCAGTAACAAAGGCAGCAGTGGCatgaagaagaacaagaaaacaagaagctcttcaaTCTGCAATAAgctgatgaagaagaagaagagtacTAGTTTCTCCATGCAATTGGAAGATTATGGGATATCTAGTTTGATTCAAGAAGATAAAGTTAAAATGGAGGAAGAAAATGAGATATGGggaagtaatggtgagaattCAAATGAATTCTTTGATGGGTTTTCAGATTTTAATGGTTTTATACATGGTTTGAGTGACAATGTTTCATTAGCAACCCCACTGTCTTCTCACCTGTAA
- the LOC8289313 gene encoding GTP 3',8-cyclase, mitochondrial isoform X1 — protein MMKRCLSKIANWHLGFRNSACSLVECEPRCNFQGLSRDGFVLKAYATSCAKLPSEDSPNTNSISDMLIDSFGRMHTYLRISLTERCNLRCQYCMPSEGVELTPNPQLLSQKEIVRLANLFVSSGVDKIRLTGGEPTIRKDIEEICLELSNLKGLKMLAMTTNGITLSRKLPKLKDCGLNSINISLDTLVPAKFEFMTRRKGHERVMESINAAVDCGYNPVKVNCVVMRGFNDDEICDFVELTRNRPINIRFIEFMPFDGNVWNVKKLVPYSEMLDRVAKKFTEIRRLQDHPSDTAKNFKIDGHLGAVSFITSMTEHFCAGCNRLRLLADGNFKVCLFGPSEVSLRDPLRQGADEQELKEIIGAAVKRKKASHAGMFDIAKTANRPMIHIGG, from the exons ATGATGAAGCGGTGCCTTTCAAAGATTGCTAATTGGCATTTGGGTTTCAGAAATTCTGCTTGTTCTCTA GTCGAATGCGAACCCCGATGCAATTTTCAGGGTTTAAGTAGGGATGGATTTGTTTTGAAGGCGTATGCAACTTCTTGTGCTAAGTTACCATCAGAAGATTCACCAAATACTAATTCAATTTCTGATATGTTAATTGATTCTTTTGGAAGAATGCACACATACTTGAGGATCTCCTTGACTGAACGTTGCAATTTACGGTGTCAATACTGTATGCCATCTGAGGGAGTGGAGCTCACTCCTAACCCTCAGTTACTCTCCCAGAAGGAGATTGTTCGTCTGGCCAATCTCTTTGTCAGTTCTGGAGTGGATAAAATTCGTTTGACTGGTGGTGAGCCGACTATTAGGAAGGATATTGAAGAGATATGCTTAGAGTTATCTAACTTAAAAGGGCTCAAGATGTTGGCCATGACTACCAATGGAATTACTCTTTCAAGAAAACTCCCAAAGCTAAAAGATTGTGGGcttaattctataaatatcAGCTTAGATACATTGGTCCCTgctaaatttgaatttatgaCCAGGCGGAAAGGGCATGAAAGGGTTATGGAGTCAATTAATGCTGCTGTGGACTGTGGgtacaatcctgtaaaa GTGAATTGTGTTGTAATGCGTGGATTCAATGATGATGAGATCTGTGATTTTGTAGAGTTGACTCGCAATAGACCGATTAATATTAGGTTTATTGAGTTCATGCCTTTTGATGGAAATGTCTGGAATGTCAAGAAACTTGTTCCCTACTCAGAAATGTTGGATAGAGTG GCGAAGAAGTTTACAGAGATAAGGAGACTTCAGGATCACCCATCAGATACAGCAAAGAACTTCAAGATAGATGGGCATCTTGGTGCtgtttcttttattacctCAATGACTGAGCATTTCTGTGCTGGTTGCAATAGATTGCGACTTTTAGCTGATGGCAACTTCAAAGTATGCCTCTTTGGTCCTTCAGAG GTTAGCTTAAGAGATCCCCTTCGTCAGGGTGCTGATGAACAGGAGCTTAAGGAAATAATCGGAGCAGCG GTCAAAAGGAAGAAAGCTTCACATGCTGGAATGTTTGACATTGCAAAAACAGCAAACAGACCTATGATACATATTGGTGGCTAA
- the LOC8289312 gene encoding GPN-loop GTPase QQT2, translating into MDIDTEFDKMNIKSADEGLSMQLDSKGALGEKEELSESMDKLNIKQSPSEQAGSSSITFKRKPVVIIVVGMAGSGKTTFLHRLISHTQATNIRGYVLNLDPAVMTLPFGANIDIRDTVRYKEVMKQFNLGPNGGILTSLNLFATKFDEVVSVIEKRANQLDYVLVDTPGQIEIFTWSASGAIITEAFASTFPTVIAYVVDTPRSSSPTTFMSNMLYACSILYKTRLPLVLAFNKTDVAQHQFALEWMEDFEAFQAAVSSDHSYSSTLTQSLSLVLDEFYKNLKSVGVSAVSGAGMEAFFKAVEASAEEYMETYKAELDKRREEKQRLEDERRRESMERLRKDMEKSKGETVVLSTGLKDKEASRDAMMDEEEEEEEDDDLERYTEDEDVIDEDEDEDEDEEVGRFSF; encoded by the exons ATGGATATTGATACTGAATTCGACAAAATGAACATCAAATCTGCAGATGAAGGTTTATCCATGCAGTTGGATTCGAAG GGAGCTCTTGGGGAAAAAGAGGAGCTTTCTGAATCAATGGACAAGCTAAACATTAAGCAATCACCATCTGAACAGGCTGGGTCTTCCTCAATAACCTTTAAAAGAAAACCGGTCGTTATCATTGTTGTTGGAATGGCAG GAAGTGGGAAAACAACTTTTCTTCATAGGTTGATTTCCCACACACAAGCTACAAATATTCGTGGTTACGTACTCAACCTTGATCCTGCTGTGATGACTCTTCCATTTGGTGCAAATATTGACATAAGGGATACTGTTCGGTACAAGGAAGTCATGAAGCAGTTTAATCTTGGACCTAATGGTGGAATTCTGACATCATTAAACTTGTTTGCTACAAAGTTTGATGAG GTCGTTTCAGTTATTGAGAAGCGAGCAAATCAGCTTGATTATGTTCTGGTGGATACACCTGGTCAAATTGAGATATTCACTTGGTCTGCTTCTGGTGCTATCATTACAGAAGCTTTTGCTTCAACATTTCCAACTGTAATTGCTTATGTAGTTGATACACCTCGTTCGTCGAGCCCGACTACTTTCATGAGCAATATGTTGTATGCTTGTAGCATACTCTATAAGACACGGTTGCCTCTTGTGTTGGCATTCAACAAGACAGACGTGGCTCAGCACCAGTTTGCTTTGGAG TGGATGGAAGATTTTGAAGCTTTTCAAGCTGCTGTTAGTTCAGATCACTCGTATTCTTCCACTTTAACTCAAAGTCTTTCCCTTGTGCTTGATGAATTCTATAAAAACCTAAAGTCTGTTGGAGTCTCTGCTGTTTCTGGAGCTGGAATGGAGGCCTTCTTTAAGGCTGTTGAGGCAAGCGCCGAGGAGTATATGGAAACCTACAA GGCTGAACTTGATAAGAGACGGGAAGAGAAACAACGTTTGGAGGACGAACGCCGGAGAGAGAGCATGGAAAGGTTGAGGAAAGATATGGAGAAATCCAAGGGAGAAACTGTGGTCTTGAGCACTGGTTTGAAGGACAAAGAAGCTAGTAGAGATGCAATGATGGATGAGGAAgaggaggaagaggaagatgatgACTTGGAGAGATATACTGAAGATGAAGATGTTATAGATGAGGATgaggatgaagatgaagatgaagaagttGGCAGGTTCTCCTTTTAG
- the LOC8289313 gene encoding GTP 3',8-cyclase, mitochondrial isoform X2, with protein sequence MMKRCLSKIANWHLGFRNSACSLVECEPRCNFQGLSRDGFVLKAYATSCAKLPSEDSPNTNSISDMLIDSFGRMHTYLRISLTERCNLRCQYCMPSEGVELTPNPQLLSQKEIVRLANLFVSSGVDKIRLTGGEPTIRKDIEEICLELSNLKGLKMLAMTTNGITLSRKLPKLKDCGLNSINISLDTLVPAKFEFMTRRKGHERVMESINAAVDCGYNPVKVNCVVMRGFNDDEICDFVELTRNRPINIRFIEFMPFDGNVWNVKKLVPYSEMLDRVAKKFTEIRRLQDHPSDTAKNFKIDGHLGAVSFITSMTEHFCAGCNRLRLLADGNFKVCLFGPSEQQFDAC encoded by the exons ATGATGAAGCGGTGCCTTTCAAAGATTGCTAATTGGCATTTGGGTTTCAGAAATTCTGCTTGTTCTCTA GTCGAATGCGAACCCCGATGCAATTTTCAGGGTTTAAGTAGGGATGGATTTGTTTTGAAGGCGTATGCAACTTCTTGTGCTAAGTTACCATCAGAAGATTCACCAAATACTAATTCAATTTCTGATATGTTAATTGATTCTTTTGGAAGAATGCACACATACTTGAGGATCTCCTTGACTGAACGTTGCAATTTACGGTGTCAATACTGTATGCCATCTGAGGGAGTGGAGCTCACTCCTAACCCTCAGTTACTCTCCCAGAAGGAGATTGTTCGTCTGGCCAATCTCTTTGTCAGTTCTGGAGTGGATAAAATTCGTTTGACTGGTGGTGAGCCGACTATTAGGAAGGATATTGAAGAGATATGCTTAGAGTTATCTAACTTAAAAGGGCTCAAGATGTTGGCCATGACTACCAATGGAATTACTCTTTCAAGAAAACTCCCAAAGCTAAAAGATTGTGGGcttaattctataaatatcAGCTTAGATACATTGGTCCCTgctaaatttgaatttatgaCCAGGCGGAAAGGGCATGAAAGGGTTATGGAGTCAATTAATGCTGCTGTGGACTGTGGgtacaatcctgtaaaa GTGAATTGTGTTGTAATGCGTGGATTCAATGATGATGAGATCTGTGATTTTGTAGAGTTGACTCGCAATAGACCGATTAATATTAGGTTTATTGAGTTCATGCCTTTTGATGGAAATGTCTGGAATGTCAAGAAACTTGTTCCCTACTCAGAAATGTTGGATAGAGTG GCGAAGAAGTTTACAGAGATAAGGAGACTTCAGGATCACCCATCAGATACAGCAAAGAACTTCAAGATAGATGGGCATCTTGGTGCtgtttcttttattacctCAATGACTGAGCATTTCTGTGCTGGTTGCAATAGATTGCGACTTTTAGCTGATGGCAACTTCAAAGTATGCCTCTTTGGTCCTTCAGAG CAACAATTTGATGCATGCTGA